In Streptomyces sp. NBC_00704, a genomic segment contains:
- a CDS encoding MerR family transcriptional regulator, giving the protein MSTGLRSGQVAEAAGVNIQTLRYYERRGLLAEPERSNGGHRLYGEDAVTALRVIKAAQRLGFTLEEVAELLEAGRHRHGRPVAGLQDRAAAKLAEVDAKVADLTTIRTALAAAVDAGCDDLTVCASSACCPIPFTDLAEENRHAGPCC; this is encoded by the coding sequence GTGAGCACGGGTCTGCGCAGCGGGCAGGTCGCGGAGGCGGCCGGGGTGAACATCCAGACGCTGCGCTACTACGAGCGGCGCGGCCTGCTGGCCGAACCGGAACGCAGCAACGGCGGCCACCGCCTCTACGGCGAGGACGCGGTCACCGCGCTGAGAGTGATCAAGGCCGCCCAGCGGCTCGGGTTCACGCTGGAGGAGGTCGCGGAACTCCTGGAGGCCGGCCGCCACCGCCACGGACGACCCGTGGCAGGGCTCCAGGACCGCGCCGCGGCCAAGCTCGCCGAGGTCGACGCGAAGGTCGCGGACCTGACCACCATCCGCACCGCCCTGGCCGCAGCCGTCGACGCGGGCTGCGACGACCTGACCGTCTGCGCGTCCAGCGCCTGCTGCCCCATCCCCTTCACCGACCTCGCCGAGGAGAACCGCCATGCCGGACCCTGCTGCTGA
- a CDS encoding maleylpyruvate isomerase N-terminal domain-containing protein has product MQPPVAAVIEAHRTLERLVAGLSDQQVTEASALPGWSRSHVLAHLTDNARMFGRLAEHALRGELVAGYDGYGAGPRPSRTPPDGQP; this is encoded by the coding sequence ATGCAACCTCCTGTCGCAGCAGTGATCGAAGCCCACCGGACACTGGAAAGGCTCGTGGCCGGACTGAGCGACCAGCAGGTCACCGAGGCATCCGCCCTTCCGGGTTGGTCACGCAGCCACGTCCTCGCGCATCTCACCGACAACGCGAGAATGTTCGGCCGTCTCGCGGAACATGCCCTGCGCGGTGAACTTGTAGCGGGCTACGACGGCTATGGCGCAGGTCCACGACCCAGCCGCACGCCCCCGGACGGTCAGCCTTAG
- a CDS encoding LysE family translocator, translating into MRRINTLVDAASMMTSVVAFVGAAFLVAMVPGPSTVVILRRAVVNGRRTGMATVLGNECGVLLWGLAAAFGLSALLLASQVTYDVIRIVGAAVLLWMGARALWQSRRAGQPDQGPAETAAVSLRRAYWQGLVTNFANPKAGVFAVSFLPQFVPHGALALLVSYGFWHRSWGPVAEGDSVVRLKG; encoded by the coding sequence TTGCGGCGCATCAACACGCTTGTCGATGCTGCCTCGATGATGACTTCCGTCGTTGCGTTCGTCGGTGCGGCCTTCCTGGTCGCCATGGTCCCAGGGCCAAGCACGGTCGTGATCCTGCGCCGAGCGGTGGTGAACGGCCGGAGGACCGGCATGGCCACGGTCCTGGGTAACGAGTGCGGGGTGCTGCTGTGGGGCCTGGCCGCGGCCTTCGGTCTCTCCGCCCTACTGCTGGCCTCGCAGGTCACCTACGACGTCATCCGGATCGTCGGCGCCGCGGTGTTGCTGTGGATGGGAGCGCGTGCCTTGTGGCAGTCGAGGCGAGCTGGACAACCGGATCAGGGACCAGCGGAAACAGCCGCGGTGTCGCTTCGGCGGGCGTACTGGCAGGGCCTCGTCACCAACTTCGCCAATCCGAAGGCCGGCGTGTTCGCCGTGTCCTTCCTGCCGCAGTTCGTGCCGCATGGAGCCCTGGCTTTGTTAGTGAGTTACGGGTTCTGGCACAGATCTTGGGGACCGGTCGCAGAGGGTGACAGTGTCGTTCGATTGAAAGGGTGA
- a CDS encoding GNAT family N-acetyltransferase, whose amino-acid sequence MIRAATVDDIAEIRAMIRELAEYERAAEQAQATQEQLRDALFGEHPAASALIAEDDETGRAVGYALWFPRFSTWTGTRGMHLEDLYVRSHARGGGHGKALLASLAAICQQNGYERFEWWVLAWNEPTIDFYKSLGVELLNEWTVCRLSGEPLKELAAQAPAVLNQSPAL is encoded by the coding sequence ATGATCCGGGCCGCCACTGTGGACGACATCGCGGAGATCCGCGCGATGATCCGCGAACTCGCTGAGTACGAACGGGCTGCCGAGCAGGCCCAAGCAACCCAGGAGCAGCTCCGCGACGCGCTGTTCGGAGAACACCCCGCTGCTTCCGCACTGATCGCTGAGGACGATGAGACGGGGCGGGCCGTGGGCTATGCCCTGTGGTTCCCCCGCTTCTCGACCTGGACCGGCACGCGCGGCATGCACCTGGAGGACCTCTACGTGCGGTCGCACGCCCGAGGTGGAGGACATGGCAAGGCTCTGCTCGCCTCATTGGCCGCGATCTGTCAACAGAACGGCTACGAGCGCTTCGAGTGGTGGGTCCTGGCCTGGAACGAACCGACGATCGACTTCTACAAGTCGCTCGGCGTGGAGCTGCTGAACGAGTGGACGGTATGTCGGCTGAGCGGTGAACCACTGAAGGAACTCGCTGCCCAGGCCCCGGCAGTCCTCAACCAGAGCCCGGCCCTGTAG
- a CDS encoding DUF4262 domain-containing protein produces MTADPFQCRCVLCHDYGDRDEADCMDLTISENVQRHGWHVVMVPEDDIGPGFAYTIGLAHTHSAPEPAMFGLDIHVMHRILNRLGEKSAAGAVLADGQRHPDVVDGHQVALMRVDLRWYRTFFGQAIGFYRRPPFPVLQVAWPDADNRFHWDELAEVRHRGSQPQLWLPPSEHPVGIWTTEL; encoded by the coding sequence ATGACTGCTGATCCGTTCCAGTGCCGCTGCGTCCTCTGCCATGACTACGGTGACCGAGACGAAGCGGACTGCATGGATCTGACGATCAGCGAGAACGTGCAGCGGCACGGATGGCACGTCGTGATGGTTCCCGAGGACGACATCGGTCCTGGATTCGCCTACACGATCGGCCTCGCGCACACTCACAGCGCACCTGAACCGGCCATGTTCGGACTCGATATCCACGTCATGCACCGCATTCTCAACAGGCTCGGAGAGAAGTCCGCCGCAGGCGCTGTACTGGCTGACGGCCAGAGACATCCTGACGTTGTCGACGGTCACCAAGTCGCGCTCATGCGGGTTGATCTGCGCTGGTACCGGACTTTCTTCGGACAGGCCATCGGGTTCTACCGGCGGCCTCCTTTCCCTGTGCTGCAAGTTGCGTGGCCTGACGCGGATAACCGATTTCACTGGGACGAACTGGCTGAGGTGAGGCATCGGGGGTCACAGCCTCAGTTGTGGCTGCCACCGAGTGAGCACCCTGTCGGGATCTGGACGACCGAACTCTGA
- a CDS encoding DUF6417 family protein — translation MHDDRAVAVLREVADRQETAGHGWALDGDLRPVKQRVFNLAGRGLVELAGREDRAELSAWEGRPVRWAARPTPCGHALLVYSRLRPQPAPDDPGPGLRRVELIPAQMTALRLFVALADQLRVPPASGLAERVRGARREQGTNRHVLYLSPEQMESVAYGFWLHSMSGSALEANRFARDYDVAHDPAPATETPALLAVHDTVDDTTAYRAELSARVDEPVLSDDPVLQRDLQLPDSWWEDLAGTLEKVAAVDTDRVAVRQQYMDRAIPEFVGIPAPAVTRWTAAHSDLHWVNLTAAPLRLLDWEGWGRAPEGFDAATLYAYSLLQEDVAARVHDAFPVLGSPVGLAAEATVCAQLLQTVARGDNLNLEDQLRHWSEELRRR, via the coding sequence TTGCACGATGACAGGGCCGTAGCGGTGCTGCGGGAGGTGGCCGACCGGCAGGAGACAGCCGGCCATGGCTGGGCCTTGGATGGGGACCTGCGCCCGGTCAAGCAGCGCGTGTTCAACCTCGCCGGGCGGGGACTGGTGGAGCTGGCGGGCCGCGAGGACCGTGCGGAGTTGTCGGCGTGGGAGGGCCGTCCCGTGCGATGGGCGGCGCGTCCGACCCCGTGCGGTCATGCCCTTCTCGTCTACAGCCGTCTACGTCCCCAGCCCGCCCCGGACGACCCCGGGCCGGGGCTGCGACGGGTGGAGCTGATCCCGGCGCAGATGACCGCGCTGCGTCTGTTCGTCGCCCTCGCCGACCAATTGCGGGTGCCGCCTGCGTCCGGGCTGGCGGAGCGGGTGCGCGGGGCCCGGCGCGAGCAGGGCACGAACCGGCATGTGTTGTACCTGTCGCCAGAGCAGATGGAGTCGGTCGCCTACGGGTTCTGGCTGCACAGCATGTCCGGCTCGGCTCTCGAGGCCAACCGCTTCGCCCGCGACTACGACGTCGCCCATGACCCTGCTCCTGCCACGGAGACGCCCGCCCTCCTGGCCGTCCACGACACCGTCGACGACACCACCGCCTACCGGGCGGAACTGTCGGCCCGCGTCGATGAGCCGGTCCTGTCTGACGACCCGGTCCTCCAGCGCGACCTCCAGCTACCCGACTCTTGGTGGGAGGACCTCGCCGGGACGCTGGAGAAGGTGGCGGCCGTCGACACCGACCGCGTCGCCGTACGGCAGCAGTACATGGACCGGGCGATCCCCGAGTTCGTGGGCATCCCGGCCCCGGCCGTGACCCGCTGGACCGCCGCCCACTCCGACCTGCACTGGGTAAACCTCACCGCGGCGCCGCTGCGGCTTCTGGACTGGGAGGGATGGGGGCGCGCTCCGGAGGGATTCGACGCCGCCACGCTCTACGCCTACTCGCTGCTCCAGGAGGACGTCGCCGCCCGGGTCCACGACGCCTTCCCCGTCCTGGGCAGTCCGGTCGGCCTTGCAGCCGAAGCGACCGTGTGCGCGCAGTTGCTGCAGACCGTGGCTCGCGGCGACAACCTCAACCTCGAAGACCAGCTCCGGCACTGGTCCGAGGAACTCCGCCGCCGCTGA